The Neochlamydia sp. S13 genome has a segment encoding these proteins:
- a CDS encoding ATP-dependent Clp protease proteolytic subunit — protein sequence MNEERSKNSLTPYVIEDTGRGERSMDIFSRLLKDRIVFIGTDITDHVANVVVAQLLFLRMEDPKKDVNLYINSMGGYITAGLAIYDVLQWMGCRINTYCIGQASSMGALLLAAGTKGHRYALPNSRIMIHQPIGGVGGSSADIALQAKEILYLKKRIHEIMAEATGQNVERIAQDSERDFYMSPLEAKEYGLIDEVVTPKK from the coding sequence ATGAATGAAGAAAGATCAAAAAACTCGCTGACCCCTTATGTGATTGAAGATACTGGGCGGGGCGAGCGATCGATGGATATTTTTTCCCGCTTACTTAAAGACCGCATCGTTTTTATTGGAACCGATATCACTGATCATGTAGCCAATGTAGTTGTCGCTCAACTTCTATTTTTAAGGATGGAAGATCCTAAAAAAGATGTCAATCTTTACATCAACTCTATGGGTGGCTACATTACTGCTGGTTTAGCTATCTACGATGTCCTACAATGGATGGGCTGCCGCATCAATACTTACTGTATAGGCCAAGCATCTTCCATGGGAGCTCTTTTACTAGCTGCAGGCACAAAAGGCCATCGCTATGCCTTACCTAATAGCCGGATTATGATTCACCAACCTATTGGAGGCGTCGGCGGGTCTTCTGCTGATATTGCCTTGCAAGCGAAAGAGATTCTTTATTTAAAAAAGCGCATTCATGAAATTATGGCTGAAGCTACAGGACAAAATGTAGAAAGAATTGCTCAAGATTCGGAAAGAGATTTTTATATGAGTCCTCTTGAAGCAAAAGAGTATGGCTTAATTGATGAAGTTGTTACACCTAAAAAATAA